A window of Ignicoccus hospitalis KIN4/I contains these coding sequences:
- the dph5 gene encoding diphthine synthase yields MKFVLAGAGLRCEHLNERVKRAILEAEEVWVDTYTSPFPGGLLNCVKGVREDALEADRSVLEGPFRFSKSVTLVVPGDPMAATAHSALLLEARRRGYSVQIISNVSALQAARSKSGLSQYRFGKVVTLMYPKEGISFTESVYNVIKDNDSMNLHTIVLLETGYGRDMTVPEAARLLCEYEELCDRRAIAMARLCWDDETIKVAKLRELAESDLGGPPHLLVFPSPKLHPIEEEFIEAVLK; encoded by the coding sequence GTGAAGTTCGTGCTGGCCGGGGCCGGCTTGAGGTGCGAACACTTAAACGAAAGGGTCAAGAGGGCCATATTAGAAGCGGAAGAGGTCTGGGTAGACACCTACACCAGCCCCTTCCCCGGGGGGCTGCTCAACTGCGTAAAGGGGGTAAGGGAGGACGCCTTAGAGGCCGACAGAAGCGTCTTAGAGGGTCCCTTTAGGTTCTCGAAGAGCGTAACTTTGGTAGTTCCCGGCGACCCCATGGCCGCGACTGCCCACTCCGCCCTGTTGCTGGAAGCGAGGAGGAGGGGGTACTCCGTTCAGATAATCTCGAACGTCTCGGCGCTGCAAGCGGCGAGGAGCAAGAGCGGCCTCTCCCAGTACCGCTTCGGCAAGGTAGTCACTTTGATGTATCCTAAGGAGGGAATCTCCTTCACCGAGTCGGTATATAACGTAATAAAGGATAACGACTCAATGAACTTACATACCATAGTCTTGTTGGAGACAGGCTACGGGAGGGACATGACCGTTCCGGAGGCGGCGAGGCTCCTCTGCGAGTACGAAGAGCTCTGCGACCGAAGGGCGATAGCCATGGCCCGCTTGTGCTGGGACGACGAAACGATAAAGGTAGCCAAGTTAAGGGAACTCGCCGAGTCCGACTTGGGCGGGCCCCCGCACTTGCTCGTCTTCCCCTCACCCAAGCTCCATCCTATTGAAGAAGAATTTATCGAAGCGGTCCTCAAATGA
- a CDS encoding N-acetyl-lysine deacetylase: MIAFEVLKRIVSVYSPSGEEDEAAETLAEALEELSGGTLEVWRDGAGNVLAAPKRKSEYSLALISHIDTVPGFWEPKITENSISGRGAVDAKGPLSAMSEALIKLAEEGKDVLLGAMVGEEDDSRGAKYLRDHGPKLKYVIIGEPSNTRDVVVGYRGYAWLEVKCRAKGGHASSPEVGENAVEKLWGIYQKAKERLSPATVSLTSIKSWNAFNVLPTEVIARFDVRFPASVKLEDILDSFSECEVTLKDWLGPVEVKPTSPVPRALRRALLQHGVKGKFVRKRGTSDMNVLGGSVESIAAYGPGASELSHTEKEVITKEELETAVKTYVAAGRELADDL, translated from the coding sequence ATGATAGCCTTTGAAGTGTTGAAGAGAATAGTATCCGTCTACTCGCCCAGCGGCGAGGAGGACGAGGCGGCGGAGACGTTGGCAGAGGCCTTGGAGGAGCTCAGCGGCGGCACTTTGGAGGTCTGGAGGGACGGGGCGGGCAACGTGCTGGCGGCTCCCAAGAGGAAGTCCGAGTACTCGCTGGCGCTGATCTCCCACATAGATACGGTCCCCGGGTTCTGGGAACCCAAGATCACGGAGAACTCCATAAGCGGGAGGGGGGCAGTGGACGCCAAGGGGCCTCTGTCGGCCATGAGTGAAGCGTTGATCAAGCTGGCGGAGGAGGGCAAGGACGTTCTGCTGGGGGCGATGGTCGGCGAGGAGGACGACAGCCGCGGGGCAAAGTACTTGAGGGACCACGGCCCCAAACTGAAGTACGTAATAATAGGCGAGCCCTCCAACACGCGCGACGTGGTCGTGGGCTACAGGGGGTACGCGTGGCTGGAGGTGAAGTGCAGAGCCAAGGGCGGCCACGCCTCCTCACCAGAGGTCGGGGAGAACGCGGTAGAGAAGCTGTGGGGAATTTACCAGAAGGCGAAGGAGAGGCTCAGCCCGGCCACAGTGAGCCTTACGTCCATTAAGAGTTGGAACGCGTTCAACGTCCTCCCCACCGAGGTCATAGCTCGCTTCGACGTGCGGTTCCCCGCCTCCGTAAAGTTGGAGGACATTTTGGACAGTTTCTCGGAGTGCGAGGTAACCTTGAAGGACTGGTTGGGGCCGGTGGAGGTGAAGCCCACCTCTCCGGTGCCCAGAGCTTTGAGGAGGGCGCTGCTCCAGCACGGGGTTAAGGGGAAGTTCGTTAGGAAGAGGGGAACTAGCGACATGAACGTCCTAGGTGGTTCAGTGGAGAGCATCGCTGCTTACGGGCCCGGCGCCAGCGAGCTCTCGCACACTGAGAAGGAAGTCATAACTAAGGAGGAGTTGGAGACGGCCGTGAAGACCTACGTGGCGGCCGGAAGGGAGCTCGCCGATGACCTATGA
- a CDS encoding DUF3800 domain-containing protein, whose translation MIVVAVDESGDTNVALERKGRRTRYFVTLAVVLDEKCYSIVTKELTERLREAVAEEEPACSNLIPEMLKNEEELKYYSITKRVAECVARERSELKVVNEKIDNMLAKFINKVRPCGTFLAVAAHVDKATIARKLKSFDYEIASSLASVIRKSLKPLVLKEFGAQVCRALDGLGENAIVILDEKFVPSGSAPKGEYLKKHFPCERVIEAFEVKSHQSSALALADIMAAAYRNCLLHGNEALCEALSFVEGRDLTEHFLRRALGLG comes from the coding sequence GTGATCGTAGTCGCCGTCGACGAGAGCGGCGACACTAACGTAGCGCTGGAGAGGAAGGGGAGGAGGACTAGGTACTTCGTAACCTTGGCGGTCGTGTTGGACGAGAAGTGTTACTCTATTGTGACCAAGGAGCTTACGGAAAGGCTGAGGGAGGCGGTGGCCGAGGAGGAGCCGGCGTGCAGCAACCTAATCCCGGAAATGTTGAAGAACGAAGAAGAGTTGAAATATTATTCAATTACTAAGAGGGTTGCCGAATGCGTGGCTCGGGAGCGCTCTGAGCTGAAGGTAGTCAACGAGAAAATAGACAACATGTTAGCAAAGTTCATAAACAAGGTAAGGCCTTGTGGGACCTTCCTCGCCGTCGCCGCCCACGTGGACAAGGCGACTATAGCGAGGAAGCTGAAGTCTTTTGATTACGAAATAGCTTCCTCCCTAGCTAGCGTTATAAGGAAAAGCTTGAAGCCGTTGGTCCTCAAGGAGTTCGGCGCTCAAGTGTGCCGGGCGCTCGATGGGCTCGGAGAGAACGCGATAGTAATTCTGGACGAGAAGTTCGTGCCGTCCGGGAGCGCGCCCAAGGGGGAGTACCTAAAGAAGCACTTCCCGTGCGAACGGGTGATTGAAGCGTTCGAAGTGAAGTCCCATCAATCGTCAGCTCTCGCTTTGGCCGACATAATGGCTGCTGCTTACAGGAACTGCTTGCTACACGGAAACGAGGCCCTCTGCGAGGCCTTGTCGTTCGTGGAAGGGAGGGACTTAACGGAGCACTTCTTGAGGAGAGCGCTCGGGTTGGGTTGA
- a CDS encoding putative CRISPR-associated protein has product MECSAHVLSVGTSALRNFQRTCTDKNLASALLKLERGELELSDMKKVLSASGLTLDDLIDKVAQFIKNDPVQASAELNALVKRAGSLQGLKAILLCSDTHAGQLSCKALKTYLEGEGAEAAAYVINNLGKRGTFYEGLVNLMCAYGKILDKEVGDCKSCVCVNPTGGFKPESAVTYLLALADARTADVYYIHEAFRDVVSLPIFPVVPLKALLSQTKWLDESLKALKDCLKGKSLYPWRPLEI; this is encoded by the coding sequence TTGGAGTGCTCTGCCCACGTGCTCAGCGTGGGCACCAGCGCCCTCAGGAACTTCCAAAGGACTTGCACCGACAAGAACTTGGCCAGCGCCTTGCTCAAGTTGGAGCGCGGAGAGCTCGAGCTTTCAGACATGAAGAAGGTATTGTCGGCATCCGGACTAACGTTGGACGACCTCATCGATAAGGTAGCACAATTCATCAAAAACGACCCCGTCCAAGCCTCCGCAGAACTGAACGCGTTGGTAAAGAGGGCCGGGAGCCTCCAAGGCCTCAAAGCGATTCTCCTCTGTAGCGACACCCACGCCGGACAGCTGAGCTGTAAAGCCTTGAAGACTTACTTAGAGGGGGAGGGGGCCGAGGCGGCGGCGTACGTCATTAACAATTTGGGCAAGCGCGGGACTTTCTACGAAGGATTGGTGAACCTCATGTGTGCTTACGGAAAGATACTGGACAAGGAAGTCGGCGACTGTAAGAGCTGCGTTTGTGTTAACCCTACTGGGGGCTTCAAGCCGGAATCGGCGGTCACGTACCTCCTCGCCCTAGCGGACGCGAGGACGGCGGACGTTTACTACATACACGAAGCCTTTAGGGACGTAGTGTCCCTACCTATATTCCCCGTAGTACCTTTGAAGGCCTTACTCTCCCAGACCAAGTGGCTCGACGAGTCTCTAAAGGCCTTGAAGGACTGTTTGAAGGGGAAGTCGCTCTACCCTTGGAGGCCCTTGGAGATTTGA
- a CDS encoding pyrroline-5-carboxylate reductase family protein — translation MKVCLIGYGKLGSSIAKGLRNAGVEVTVSTLPPTDEWAREDGFSVVPMRACAEGVDLIIVAVPPSAVPAVMKELRGVEVPITSTAALVKLGELKKYADKVYRVMPSVTVEVNSSPVLVAERGGGADSVVEAVWGKLGKVYWVNERVLDAALPVVGSGPAVHAEYFRSAVEALVASGVERSLAEELARESIIGTIKMLEKYDPYKLRSKVETPGGITVEMLLKLEEEGVFGKIAKVLGEKGRELSR, via the coding sequence TTGAAGGTTTGCTTAATCGGCTACGGCAAGCTGGGTTCCTCGATAGCTAAGGGGTTGAGGAACGCCGGCGTTGAGGTGACCGTTTCCACGCTACCCCCCACCGACGAGTGGGCGCGCGAGGACGGCTTTTCCGTCGTGCCCATGAGGGCTTGCGCGGAGGGGGTAGACCTAATAATAGTCGCCGTCCCGCCCTCGGCCGTTCCGGCAGTCATGAAGGAGCTGAGAGGGGTCGAAGTCCCGATAACCTCCACGGCCGCCTTGGTGAAGCTGGGAGAGCTAAAGAAGTACGCAGACAAGGTTTACAGAGTCATGCCCTCCGTGACGGTAGAGGTAAACAGCTCCCCCGTGCTGGTCGCTGAAAGGGGAGGCGGAGCTGACTCGGTAGTGGAGGCCGTATGGGGGAAGCTGGGCAAGGTCTACTGGGTCAACGAGAGGGTACTGGACGCCGCCCTCCCCGTGGTGGGCTCGGGCCCGGCGGTGCACGCGGAATACTTCCGCTCGGCCGTGGAGGCCTTGGTGGCCTCCGGGGTGGAGAGGTCGCTGGCCGAGGAGTTGGCTAGGGAGTCAATAATAGGAACGATAAAGATGTTAGAGAAGTACGACCCCTACAAGTTGCGCTCTAAGGTCGAGACCCCCGGGGGCATCACCGTCGAGATGCTCTTGAAGCTCGAAGAGGAGGGGGTCTTCGGTAAAATAGCTAAAGTCTTAGGAGAGAAGGGGAGGGAGCTCAGTCGATGA
- a CDS encoding FAD-dependent oxidoreductase translates to MEVVVVGGGAAGMSAASRVKRIHKDWTVRVFEASGYVSYAPCGLPYFIVGKVKEPDDLVYYPVEVFREKRGIDVHTHAKVVDADYHKRTVTVIENGEKKEYKWDKLILATGARPKSLGVEGEDLRGVIKLHTVESGIAAREELKDAKEVVVVGAGFTGVEVAAELRDSEREVHLVVRSRALRKSLDPEMSELVEEHLKNVGIRLHKGVTVTKILGKDRVEGVELSDGEVIKAQAVVVAVGVEPNAELAKRLGVKLGKFGGIKVNEYMETNLPDVYAAGDVAESWLVHTGTEAWCPFAPPANKMGLVAGLSASGKRVPFPGVACTGITVASGLEIGRTGLTEEEAKALGFKVKSSFVKARTRAHYYPGSQFTHVKLVAAEDGTVLGVQVVGPEGVKGRVDAVATLLTKRGTVRDLFFSDIGYVPPLAPVWDPLVTAARLLYSELR, encoded by the coding sequence AAGGATACACAAGGACTGGACGGTTAGGGTTTTCGAGGCCTCAGGTTACGTCTCCTACGCCCCTTGCGGCCTCCCGTACTTCATCGTGGGCAAGGTAAAGGAACCCGACGACTTGGTTTACTATCCTGTCGAAGTGTTCAGGGAAAAGAGGGGTATAGACGTACACACGCACGCTAAGGTCGTGGACGCCGATTACCACAAGAGAACGGTAACCGTCATTGAGAACGGGGAAAAGAAGGAGTACAAGTGGGACAAGCTCATATTGGCCACCGGGGCGCGACCCAAGTCGTTGGGCGTCGAAGGCGAGGACCTCAGAGGAGTCATAAAGCTTCACACGGTAGAGAGCGGGATAGCCGCTAGGGAGGAGCTGAAGGACGCGAAGGAGGTAGTGGTGGTGGGCGCGGGGTTCACCGGCGTAGAGGTCGCTGCGGAGCTGAGGGACTCCGAGCGCGAGGTGCACTTGGTGGTCCGCTCGCGCGCCCTTCGCAAGAGCTTGGACCCGGAGATGAGCGAGCTCGTGGAGGAGCACCTTAAGAACGTAGGGATAAGGCTCCACAAGGGCGTAACTGTAACCAAGATACTCGGGAAGGACCGGGTCGAAGGCGTGGAGCTGAGCGACGGAGAGGTGATAAAGGCTCAAGCGGTAGTGGTGGCAGTGGGGGTAGAGCCCAACGCAGAGCTCGCTAAGAGGTTGGGCGTGAAGTTGGGTAAGTTCGGGGGAATCAAAGTGAACGAGTACATGGAGACCAACTTGCCCGACGTCTACGCCGCCGGGGACGTGGCGGAGAGCTGGCTCGTCCACACGGGGACCGAGGCTTGGTGTCCCTTCGCTCCCCCGGCCAACAAGATGGGGCTCGTCGCCGGCCTCAGCGCCAGCGGCAAAAGGGTCCCGTTTCCGGGAGTGGCTTGTACCGGGATCACGGTCGCCTCGGGCCTGGAGATCGGCCGGACGGGCCTGACCGAGGAGGAGGCGAAGGCCTTAGGCTTTAAGGTTAAGTCCTCGTTCGTGAAGGCTAGGACGAGGGCCCACTACTACCCCGGCTCCCAGTTCACCCACGTCAAGCTGGTGGCCGCCGAGGACGGCACCGTGTTGGGCGTTCAAGTGGTGGGCCCAGAGGGGGTCAAGGGGAGGGTGGACGCCGTTGCGACGTTGCTAACTAAGAGGGGGACCGTTAGGGACTTGTTCTTCTCTGACATAGGCTACGTCCCTCCCTTGGCCCCCGTGTGGGACCCCTTGGTCACCGCGGCGAGGCTCTTGTATTCGGAACTGCGCTAA
- a CDS encoding CBS domain-containing protein → MSSIEKYFGRERMIITIDEEATIGEAVELMHENGIGALLVTREEEGGVAAAGLLTERDVIAALALGADPNRAKVKYYMTPWKDVITVTPETPIKEALRIMIENGIRHLVVVSGEKVLGIISMRDLCAALLV, encoded by the coding sequence TTGAGCTCTATAGAAAAGTACTTCGGTAGGGAACGTATGATAATAACGATAGATGAGGAAGCCACCATAGGCGAGGCGGTCGAGCTCATGCACGAGAACGGCATAGGGGCGCTCTTGGTCACCAGAGAGGAGGAGGGCGGCGTCGCGGCGGCGGGCTTGCTCACGGAGCGCGACGTAATAGCGGCCCTTGCCCTGGGCGCAGATCCGAACAGGGCTAAGGTAAAATATTACATGACGCCGTGGAAAGACGTAATCACGGTAACTCCCGAGACTCCGATAAAGGAGGCCCTTAGAATAATGATAGAGAACGGCATAAGGCACTTGGTGGTCGTTAGCGGGGAGAAGGTATTAGGGATAATCAGTATGCGCGACCTCTGCGCAGCGCTGCTAGTTTAA
- a CDS encoding ribbon-helix-helix domain-containing protein, translating into MRLVTVKMPEAYVEAIDELVRKGRFTSRSEAIRVAIRELLRRELWVRELEEEEEELID; encoded by the coding sequence GTGAGGCTGGTAACGGTCAAGATGCCGGAAGCTTACGTGGAAGCGATAGATGAATTGGTCAGGAAGGGGAGGTTCACTTCTAGGAGTGAGGCCATAAGGGTGGCTATTAGGGAGCTCTTGAGGAGGGAGCTCTGGGTTAGAGAGTTAGAAGAGGAGGAAGAAGAGCTCATCGACTGA
- a CDS encoding CYTH domain-containing protein — protein sequence MKPYEAEARFFVHEGFKETLERMGFKVVYEYKFVDHFYCPPGGWREEGKTLRARDWGGRCEVLFTRVEKLKFGDLEFKRSLYPQGKVKLYEGSLEECVKLLEDMEFVKCGEVRKEEGYIMSNGDVEVALEKINGKWVLEVEVEGADPNSAYLKMKEIMKLLGLKSPTSKSTFELFSNTNTTGPS from the coding sequence GTGAAGCCCTACGAGGCCGAGGCGAGGTTCTTCGTCCACGAAGGCTTCAAAGAAACGCTAGAGAGGATGGGTTTCAAAGTAGTGTACGAGTACAAGTTCGTGGACCACTTCTACTGTCCTCCGGGGGGCTGGAGGGAAGAGGGCAAGACGCTTAGGGCTAGGGACTGGGGAGGTCGCTGCGAGGTCCTCTTTACTCGCGTGGAGAAGCTGAAGTTCGGCGACTTGGAGTTCAAGCGCAGCTTGTACCCCCAAGGCAAGGTCAAGCTCTACGAGGGCAGCTTGGAGGAGTGCGTCAAGCTCCTCGAGGACATGGAGTTCGTGAAATGCGGCGAGGTCCGCAAGGAGGAGGGCTACATAATGAGCAACGGTGACGTCGAAGTCGCCTTGGAAAAGATAAACGGCAAGTGGGTGCTGGAGGTAGAGGTAGAGGGCGCGGACCCCAACTCAGCTTACTTGAAAATGAAGGAAATTATGAAACTCTTGGGTCTGAAGTCGCCGACATCTAAGTCCACCTTCGAGCTCTTCAGTAATACCAATACCACAGGCCCCTCTTGA
- a CDS encoding NOB1 family endonuclease gives MRPEGGVTKFVHDTGSLLAGMPSLMPGENYTTPLNLKEVKDKDSKDALKRYEAKLKVMEPDKAYVIKVKKRCEELGERLSETDVAVVALALQLHATLLSDDYGVLNVAKSFGLEARSVRTKGIGGVIKWVNYCPFCRKEYPPWVKVCPDCGSVLRRRPSKLASREG, from the coding sequence GTGCGCCCCGAGGGTGGGGTTACGAAGTTCGTCCACGACACCGGCTCCCTCTTGGCGGGCATGCCGTCTCTGATGCCCGGGGAGAACTACACCACCCCGCTCAACTTGAAAGAGGTGAAGGACAAGGACTCCAAGGACGCCTTGAAACGTTACGAAGCGAAGCTGAAGGTGATGGAGCCCGATAAAGCATACGTGATAAAGGTAAAGAAGAGGTGCGAGGAGCTGGGGGAGAGGCTGAGCGAAACGGACGTCGCGGTGGTGGCCCTCGCCCTCCAGCTGCACGCCACGCTTTTGAGCGACGACTACGGAGTACTTAACGTGGCCAAGAGCTTCGGTTTGGAAGCGAGGAGCGTGAGGACCAAGGGGATAGGCGGAGTAATCAAGTGGGTCAATTACTGCCCGTTCTGTAGGAAGGAGTACCCGCCGTGGGTTAAGGTCTGCCCGGACTGCGGCTCAGTTTTGAGGAGGCGTCCCTCGAAGCTAGCTTCCCGCGAGGGTTGA
- a CDS encoding archaellin/type IV pilin N-terminal domain-containing protein, producing MKIARKGVSPVIATLLLILIAVAAAVLLYTWVSGLSANVAGTQVTGKSLTLIQATWARPATNVGTTISKDSFDRSKAVLILSFQPPAQVLQGGQAITIDAIDVLYQGRVVCHYDSFPMTADDKYHIGQTIGGLTAFGLVFWGFVGSTLSDFDAHNETLVPGGIIHGKSDLATQPAARGYLGGDKGVTGEVHPGEKYKPDILLSFDDQYPFATILAGTWEVNYVSTNYVETNFRNTSAVIKFDRFVNTHYSPDTQNNNGVPIFDVASASQSNFAVVIWCPNVNPNVMQSVDVKMVFSDGSTWEASVPLSIT from the coding sequence ATGAAGATCGCGAGGAAGGGTGTCTCCCCCGTAATAGCGACCTTGCTGCTGATACTGATCGCCGTAGCCGCTGCCGTGCTCCTCTACACTTGGGTCAGCGGGCTGAGCGCCAACGTGGCTGGCACTCAAGTCACCGGCAAGAGCTTAACACTCATCCAAGCCACTTGGGCCAGGCCGGCCACTAACGTCGGTACTACCATAAGCAAGGATAGCTTCGACCGCTCTAAGGCCGTCCTGATACTCAGCTTCCAGCCGCCTGCTCAAGTGTTGCAAGGTGGCCAAGCTATTACCATAGACGCCATAGATGTGCTCTACCAAGGTAGGGTGGTCTGCCACTACGACAGCTTCCCTATGACCGCTGACGATAAGTATCACATAGGCCAAACTATAGGCGGCTTGACTGCGTTCGGTCTAGTCTTCTGGGGCTTCGTCGGTTCAACTCTTAGTGACTTCGACGCGCATAACGAGACCCTAGTACCGGGAGGCATCATACACGGTAAGAGCGACCTCGCTACGCAGCCGGCGGCGCGCGGCTACTTGGGTGGCGATAAGGGAGTTACTGGTGAAGTTCATCCGGGCGAGAAATATAAGCCCGATATACTACTATCGTTCGATGACCAGTACCCCTTCGCCACCATACTGGCCGGCACTTGGGAGGTCAACTACGTCAGCACCAACTATGTGGAGACCAACTTCAGGAACACTAGTGCCGTGATAAAGTTCGACAGGTTCGTGAATACTCATTACAGCCCTGATACCCAGAACAACAACGGAGTGCCCATCTTCGACGTCGCCAGCGCCAGCCAGAGCAACTTCGCCGTAGTGATATGGTGCCCCAACGTCAACCCCAACGTGATGCAGAGCGTTGACGTCAAGATGGTCTTCAGCGACGGCAGCACCTGGGAGGCCAGCGTACCTCTCAGCATAACGTAA